A stretch of DNA from Juglans microcarpa x Juglans regia isolate MS1-56 chromosome 5D, Jm3101_v1.0, whole genome shotgun sequence:
GAGATGCAAAAAGCTTGGAATCTGCAGTTGTTCTTCAAGATCGGTTTTCTCCACTAAGATTGGCTTTTCATCATCGACAGAGCCAAGTAATGGTATTGCGATTTCGCCTGTATCTTGGTTTGAATTAGAAGTCCCCTCATTTCTACAGAAGAAATGAGTGGCCGAGACGGTGAAAACgtacacaaaataaatagaagcaAAACAAATCGCACCCCACAAGTTAATTTTCCCAATGGCTATGatcaagagaagagagaaaagagagaagagagagaagataaCATCTCTGATAAAGCTCGATTTGTCAACTGAAATATGACGAGAGCTAATCAAAATACTTATTATTCCGACAACAACACTCGATATAAAGAAGGCACCTCCCAAAACGCTGTTTAGACCAACATCACCACTCCCAGATCTTGTGAAAGAGACAATGGAAGCAAAGACATCAGAAGCCCCATTTCCAAGTGAAAGAAGGGTGACTCCTGCTATGATTGGAGAAAGCTTCATGAGCTTAGACAAGCTTTCCAAAGAAGAACAGAAATAGTTTGCAGCTGTATTACCCAATAGATAGAACAGAACCAGAAGCCATAACAAAAGTACAACATGACCCAGGAAAGGAAACTGCCCAAAATTGCAGTAAAAGAATTGCAGATAACTTATGTACCCTTTGGGCCTGCAGCCAATATGTGTTTTGACATACAAGCACTTGTACTCGTTATCTTGGTAGTTTTGGAGGCCGGTGCAGCCATCTGTTCCGATACTTCGGAGGAACAGAGGATTGGAGACGGGAGAAATTGTACGAGTTCCGAGGGATAGATGAAGCAAACTTGAGTTGGAGGGGAAAAGATGAGTTTTGAGAAAGAcggagagaaggaagaggaaggaTATGTTgaggaaaagagagagtttCTTGGACTGAAATATGGAGATATTGGAGCTTGCCATTTACAGAAGCTTGTTGTGTTAGAGGTGTTAAGGGTGAAGATACTGAGAATTGAAGTCCATGGTTTTTGAGGAGCCTCTGGCGGGGAACGTTTTGCCTATTTGTTGGGTGTGGGAGAGGATAGAGTAAGTACTAGATGGCAAATTTTGAAACAATGATTGAGACCCAAAGACAGTGAAGTGAATGTGTAAAGAAtttcctcctctttttttttttcctcactttttaAGTACGACTGATTCCTTTGCGTTTTCCACAATCTTTCTCCTACGTACCAAGTAATGGTAGAACTTCGTTTTCCATATGTCAATGTTAATCCGAGTGATGCACATCAATGACTTATCCATAACTTACAtgcataaatattatcaacGAAACGATAAAGcgtataattttgttaaatttgatTCGTTTAAGTacttttctttaagaaaattgaTTCTATAGGATCTGTCCTCTCAATTtgacatattttaatttttttaataattaaggaggtgattattattaaatatgtatatattttttttacaaatagttaaaataaaaagtacaaatACACTATGGAGCACGCCTAACGACACGTTGAGCGGCATAGTAAGAGCGTCCCTTCTTTAATTAATCGAGTTTGAGCTATCACGAAGTAGATTATGTTTTAAAACTTAGCGTATGTAAtaagttatataaattttatcacaaaaaatatgcTCATTTACATGTTTTGATAATATTCCTTCTAATCTCgagtttatataaatatcttacaatttaaatatatatatatatatattaaaaatataaacaagcaTATACATAGAAAAAGAGCAATTACGTACATTGGATTTAGAAACTTTATGTAAAAGCACCACTTATCTCAAAAGATCATTAAGTagaaagatgtagattttattatttaatttttatcttcacACTCACTCTCACGTGTAGACTAGACTCCCTCTATATGAGTGGACCCAAcaaatgtgatatttaattaaatggaatagATGAGTAAGGGTTCGAACTCAACATATTTACTTtgatatcatgtgaaattaccatgtcttaaaagtttaagctgatgagaaaatgtagattttaattatttatattatgttctTAACATTTCCACCATTTTCTAAATAGGTATTATTTTCACActaaatgattataaatattaaaataaagctATACAAACTTATATGAAGcaatacaaatattaaaaaacataaggTTTGATAAACAAGTCggtccaattttattttattttttatatgaatttacTTGTACTCGAGTTGAGTTTATTTGAATTAAACTCGATTGCTTTATATTCActaataaatagaatattagAATCCAAGTAGGTTGGATCACATCTTGACACAACTTCATTTGTAATTCTAAATAGATGAATCGAAATGTTCATAAAAGGCTTGTATTTAAGGAGATTCACCAAcagatgaaattatttctttttttacgaCAAATCAAACTATTCCATTCCACTCCTGAAAAGAACAGAATCGTATACGAAGTCTCAGTacaacaaagaagaaagagtgCAAGTAATCAAGGTAAAGGGTACATACGTCACATCGTTTAGAGTGAATCTCGAGCAATGCTTCTTAGAATTAGCCAAGCAGGAAACCAAATACGTCTACCGTTGTCATGACCAAAACGCATGAATTTCAGtacatatatgttttaattcaaattttttttttttttattttgatgttttacAAACAAATCCATTTAAACagattattttcacaaattttaattACTTAAAAACCAACCTTTCCATGTTTATAAACACAACACGCATCAATCACTTctatttccaaaatttttattaatagtactctttttcataacaaaacacaCCTGAAAAACTATATCTttgatttaagaaaaattacatttacTAGTCTTTTTATTAAcatactaaaaagaaaaatgttactttaCCCACTCAATTTGCCcactcattttgacacctcatatattttaattctttttttttaaaaaaatgcctTACTTAATacttaagaaagtgactattagtgtattgatttttttttatattttttaaaaatattttaaaatgataaaaaaatataaataaaaaaatgtcaaattagTCTAGCAGTCAAATGGAGTAGTGCTACTCTGCCACGGTGCTActcaggcggcagagtagcaccgctctactaaaaatattataattcaagTACAAACATGCCACATCAGTCAAAATAAAAGTATTGgtgtattcattttttttatttgtttcgaTCCGATATTAAGGGTATACTCACTCACAAgcttataaataacaaaactcttgTTTTAAAGGTcactataaataatatgtagatttaatattatttatattatattcttaataatcTTCTTACATGTGAGCTAGACTCTCCCTCAATAAATGATCTTAACATGTGGAATCtttaattagatgagatagaGTGTAAAATCATTATTCGAACTCAAGACTCTTCTTTGATACTATATGAAATAAccacttgtccaaaaaaaaaaactaaagctaataaaaaaatatagatttaattatttatattatattcttaacatcttATTCAGCTTTGTATATATCAACATGCAGTTAGGGTTGGGCAAAAACTCTAGCGACTCCGTAGAAGTAGGaaaagttggagtcggagttaaAGGGTAAAAATAATCGAAGTCGGAGTTTGGAGTTGAACAAGACTCCGAActaccgactccgactccaactccaatagatatacttcatatatttaatattacaacATGATAAATAAGTTAGTCCCGATTAGCCTTATGGTTGctattgtttttattaataTCCATGACTTGAGTTATAGTCCCCCACGAGAAAGAGTTTTTTTTGGCTATTTTGAGTCCCCTAGTCCCCCATGAGAACAagttttttttggctttttaacTAAAACGACACCATATCCAAACCCCAAACTTATTTCACTCATTCTCACGAGAACAATCTTcgattttttactttcttcccCAGTCCCATCCCCTTCAAACTTATTTCTATCCCCCAGTCGCCCCCTCCTTCAGCCTTTTTCACTTTTTGATgttgagagttgagagaagCATGGTGCGATAGAGATGATGCGTGTTGTCCGACAGAGATGGTGGCTGAACCATGATCGATTAGATCTGTAGTATGAGGTGAGATGGGTTTCGTAAGGTTGAGAAAGCGAAGGAGATTTGTTGCTGAGGTGAGATGGGTTTCTTTGTTTGAATGTTGTTGTATATTGTTCTGATGTTGTTTGGAATTTGTGGATGTTATTTGGATGGTGTGAAAGtgggaagaaaaatggaaaaaaatcctaactcttgatcggagtcggagtcggagtcggagttaaAGCTTAACTTGGCCTCCGACCCTAGTTGAGGTACTCGGAGGTTGGAATTGACCATTCCGACTTCGTCGGTGTCAGAGCCCCCCCCTACATGCGTTGTGTGTCAGGTGGATTGATAAAATCtgttaaaaaatgatggattaggACTGATTTAGATTGGTTCACACGTTGTTTAGTGTTAAAGAGTCTCCACTAGTATGGCCCAGCTTACCTAATGGTCTAATCGGCACCTTATTGTTGAATAATGCTGAAAAGATAATGTCTCTATATATCCATGTGCACACTGGGTCGGAGATTGAGTCATTAATTTATCCAGCCATGAAGTTTTGAGTTAAAGTTTGCCGAAAAATAGTTTCTTTCCAAAAAACAATGATTGAAAAATCGATTATAGGAAATATATGATAATTAAGTAGCCATAAAGGATATGCATGTGAAAgccaaatatttattattaaataaataattcaccAAAATTTACTTGTTTTGGGGCATATAATTCTAACAAATTTCTCCTAATATTGACTCAAGATGTTTCTCAAACATTTTCCGAATTAAATATGGCTAAATGGAGTTGCTATATTATAGATTTTGTTGTAGTCTATTGCTTGAAACTTTTCGAGTTATATGACGACAAAGGTAGAGTAGGTGGTTTTCTAACGTCCAAATCTGGTTGATAATCTAAATTTGTAACGCTTGAACCGTCACTCCTCATTACCAAATACTAGGAAATCACGCAGCTTGTTTCTGTTCAATTAATAGAGGATATGTTCACCTACGTACAAATGAAAAATCgttctctctctagaaaagaCTTTGGTAGCTTGTGCTCTCCGGAGGGTGACTCCCTTCCATCTAGGGCTAAGCAAAAATCAACTCCAAATCCGATCCGATCCAATCCGACTGTTCCCATCCAACTCCGACTCTAACTCTGATATTaatgtacatatgttataaaaatatatgtatttatttatacattgattatatatactagtatagttatataattatataactaaaatttatatagttaaattcaataatataaaataatatatatacttatactataatataaatagattaaattgAATAagaatagtttagtatatgtaaacaatGAACATCAAAGTATTATTACCTTGtaacattaatgtataataacactagtataataacatgtaataatactaagtctagtatataattaagttagaaataagctAGACACTATTATAATTAGGAGTGTAATTGGTCTagtctggttttggacaaaatttaggaccgaaccgaaATGTATCGGTTTCGTATTTTCGAAAACCAATTACACACCAGTTACCCTCTTAAACCGATACCTTCGGTTTtaccggttccggtccggttcggtctgcTTTTCCGGCTttaatagtattagttttagggcataaaatgtaattaatataataatatatattagtatactaatgtgtactaattaattaaagtgaaatgtaattaatatattaatgtattatgtatttatcaaaaggaatatgttcagaatttattaggccataaaatgttattaatatatatattttatgtttaaagcatatgatcaaataaattttcatgtttaagattaaaattttatgttataaattataataacattatcttatatataattataatttatattattatatataaaaattatatataatattaaaatattattgataatattaaaaaaattaatttaaatatataatatagtgaaccggtccggtctggtcctgTCCTAAAAAAGCATAGAACCAGAACCGGACCGGTATCGACCGGTTTTGGAACTAAGGGAACTAGTTCCATTGGTTCGGGCTGATCTGGGCTGGTTTTCCGGttaatttttacacccctaattatactaacatatcatattatagcataataacatataattaaaaattataatacaacTCTATAATAGGAATAAGTTAGATACTAGTATAGTAcaaatataatactaatgtataataacactaacataatagcatgtaacacaagtctagtatataattaagttagaaataagttagacactaatatAATACATgtataatgagttaataacatataatactatagtataataacatgttattattaataatcaatactaacaattataaaaaccataaataaaaaacttagtgCTAAAACAAcgattaaaattaaatctaaatttagggtttaaaaaaACAAGGTTTAGTTTAaggtttaggaaaaaaaaagtctaaggGTTTAGAAGCTCAAAACTGACCCAAAAGGTGCAACCTAGCTCAAATTCAGTCAAAATGGctaatttttctccaaaaatggTGTCATTTTGACTATGGTTTCTATGTTTCTCCCCAGCTAAACGACATTGTTTTGACTACATTGCCTATGTTTCTACCCGATCCGCCCCCCACGTGCAACCTCATCATCATGTTCTCACTTAGGATTCACTTAGAAACCCTTACTCAGCTTGTCACCTTCTCCCTCCTCTTCTCCCATTGCCGTCATTGCTCCTATGcttacccctacccctacccctcaTCCTCAGCCACCACTCAGCCCGTGGTCAGCCTCCACCCAACTCGtcgtctctttctctctctaaccctAAGTCCCTCTTCTCTTCTAAGCCTAAGTCCCTCTTTTCTCTCCTCATTTGGTGGATATCTAAGGACGAGAACTAATATGCTGCAAGATTCTCTGGCTAAGCTTCGCATCTGCTGATCTGTTTCCAAATTTGGGTATCTGTAAATTATTATCCATTTTTGTTTCTAGactattgtaatttttttgctGGTTGTGAATTTGTTAGCCCCTTCCCCTCATTTTTTGctagttattaatttttttgctgGTTCTTGGTTGTTAAAGTTGGAGTTGTTTATATATGATGCAAAAGTCTGGGGTGTTATATATGATGCAAAATTTGGGGCTGTTTTGAATGATTAAGCTAAAAAGTTGAGGCTATTTTGAATGATTTATCTGAGCATAATCTCAAATTGCAAATTCAATGTGTTATAATACTTATTAAGTTGCTGTCCATTTAATGATAGAGATATAAGCTTACTTTAAGTAGAGTCCTTTGTTTGAGGCTGTGTTAACCTTACTCTTTTGTTTGTGTTGTATTTTAGTTCTTAAATGATGAATTGTGAAGACACAAGCACTCCTACATCCACCTCTGCATATTGTCTAGAAAGACCAGAACTACAATAGCCTATCGAGGCTCCTATAATCGAAGAGCCTATTGAACCATTAGACTCTTCAGTAGGCACTTCTACTACATTATGTTCTACCCACCACCCTCCACTAGACACTAGAAACCCCAAGAATAGGCCTAAGGTATAAGATTACTTCACAAGAGTGTCTGATTATGATCATGAAAAACCTACAGCTACTTGTAACCATTGTAGGAGGTTGTGGAAATGCCATCCCAAAAGGCAAGGCACTTCAGTCATGAGAGCACACATCCACCTTTGCTCTAAAAATTGTAAGAGTAAATTGGACAAGAGTCAACAATTCTTGGTTCCAAAGGCAAGAGTTGAAGGAGGAATGGGAGAAGAATCTAGGGATGACCAAATAtagtgagaaaaaaattaggGTTGGCCTTGCTAGGATGGCGATAGTGGATAAGTTATCCTTTAGGATTGTTGAGGGTCAAGGGTTTTGGGACTACACTAAATCCCTTGATCCTAGGTTTCTCATTCCCTATCGTTTTATGGTAATGAGGGATTGTATGAAACTATTCTTAAGAGAGAACTACATCTTGAAACAAATGTTTTGACAACCAATCAAAGAGTGTGTTTGATAACTGACACTTGTACTTATATCCAAGACACTAATTACATATGTTTCATGGCTCACTTTATTGACAATAGTTGGAAGTTGCATAAGCAGATCATTTCATTTACTCGGGTTAGTGATCACAAGGGGGCAACGATTGGTCAAGAATTGGAGGAGTGTATCTTTGATTGGGGTATTGACAAAAGTCTTACAATGACCATGGACAATGCTACCTCTAATAACTCTGTTGTTGGTTGGTTGAGAACATAGAAAATAGGAAGTGAGAAGTGTGTTATGGATCACAAGTTTATTCACATGAGGTGCACTCCACACATTTTAAACCTTATTGTCTGTGAATgtttaaaagatgttgatgatTTGATATTCTATTGTGACATTGGTAAAGATGCTCTCATTGAAAAGAGTTAGAGGTAGAAATCATATCAgaagcataaaaaaaattaaagcattgAAAACATTGAAAGCATTAGAAATCAATGACATAATGCTGGAAATATTTGTTTATGCTTGtagaaaaagggaagaaaattaTGGAAGTGATGCAATGTCTCTCACACATAACATTTACCCAATATTACCCAACAttgtcttagaagctaacctgCCTTCCTATGTCGAAAGTTCTCTTGTTGCTTTCCTACTCCTTGCTTTCCTCAGAAGTCACCTTCTTGAGCTCTTTAGTGAATAAGGTCTCAAAAGTGAGATATTGTCCCACGTTTAGGTCCTTTAAATAGAGTGAGAATGTCAGATGTCTTCTCTGACGTATATCTGACTCCAGATATGCTTGGATATTAGTCTTTCATTATTGTCCTATCATACTAGAGGATGACAGAGATAGATGTTTCGTTATTGGATATGATGTTAcgatgttttaaaatttttctttgatattaaAATCGTAGTTATATGACCTACTCACTGCAATTCATTCATATTATTAGTAACATGCTAGGAGCATACTTATTACTATGATGAGCATATGGGGAGAATAACCCAATGTTACATATTCTGATGTCTCGATAACCCATCAACCCACAAACAAGGAGTCAGGAGAGTCACACAAAACTTTGCCAAACTGATTTGGATTGTTCCTTAGGAGTCTTGGTTCCTTGGGAGGAGTTTTAGCATTCAACGACGAGTTTCAAAGAAGTAGGCTATGAGGGTGAGTAATCTTATACCAAACCCTTGCCCATTCACATTCCATATTAGCTTAGAAAAAGACATTACGATTTGATATACTACTCATGTAAAAACAGTAAAGTGATTATTTGACATTTGTAAAGAGAGAAGACATGGTCTCCTTAAATGTAGGGGCGGGCTTCAACTCTTACGAAATCGGAATGCCGACCTCCGACCTTCGACCTCTGATTGGAGGTCAAAATgtgctctgactccgactccaaacGGAGTTGGAGTTCGACTCCGATCGAAGTTCGAAGCTCGGAGGAGGAGCTCGGAGTTGAAGtattaaaaacattataaaaaataataatgtaaaaaaataattacaaaaatataaaatattgaaaaaattagttaaaagattaaaattaaaatacaatgaCTAAATCatgtacaataaaaaaaataggtgatTTAATGTGTGCAAAcgataaattttaatttaagacTACAAATtcccaataaatttaaatttacaacaccaaaatataaataatttcatagatttcattcaaaatttcaaatagcCACAATGAAATAGTCCCCCACATCAGTCCTAACAATCCATGCATTTCAGTCGATGACTCGATAgtgatttctaattttttggcATTAAGTTTCATTGATCAGATGCACTATCTTTTCTTTAGTTATTTAACTATAGACTTTTAAACCATCAGCCAAGTGAAATattgactcactaaaaaatgagcagCACGAAAGTTGTCCTAAGTGTaggaggatgtcgcgtaataattaagaataaattcctagattgTCTCCTTAGGGAAAATtccttaaaatcaaactcgtttaaaatgatgaaaatattcacaaagagaaaataaaagttgtgGTTTGTCTAATGAATAGAAGAGTGCAACGAGAATAAAAATGGCACTAGTCAtagactagattcatatttttcaatttttttgagtgtcaaaatgaaatgtaaaagactaacaaactGAAATTAATAATCAAGGAATCAACTAAGGTAAACAATttcaattaattagaaaattaattaattaaatcaaaattaattaagtccaAATTAACCTAATACGCAATGGAACTAAAAGATTAACAAAACTAAACTAAGAACTAAGCTAGATTcgaaaataattaatgcaatatgagctgaaaattgaaaagtcccaaaataaaaattctagggttcatccttgcatttaaatcataaattctcaaaatcaatctataacaattgtaatgtatatttaatggaagcttaaagaagcgagaaaaataaataacaccaagtaaataaacaacaaataagaTGCTCAAaggtctaagccaaatatctaaaaaatacatcataaaatttaaactaaaattaaataaatattagagagtgaaaagagcaagtcaaatgaatggagatggatAGCGGTAGTGGAGGAGGAAGGCTAGGCTGCGGTAGTTGGACCCCTGGAGGAGCACTTCAAATGCGTGCGCCGCTTcccaaaatatgtttttttttttctccagaggtcaaagagaaaaataaaaacaaagaaatccCGGTTACGTTGCGTTCGTATCCCACGTaaattgatttttcaaaatgaccGAACTAGCGTTCATCCGTTGCGtccattacttttttttttcttttcccgtGTTTTGCCTAACTGCGTTTTGAGAAAGAGCCCTTTTGGtgccttttttacttttctgattctttttttcttcttttccaccTAGTCTTTTCTCCCAGCGTGAGTTTCagcccttttatttttttttagtttgcgTTTTTGGCTTATCTCAAAaagtagaaaatagaaaatatattaaaaggaagaataaaattatatcaaagtTGTATTGTGCATGTGAGAAACATTGCCcatttaaatcacaagttagaAAATTAAGCATAAGCCATGCAATAAATCAAATCACAACTTGGATTTAtgcatcttaaccatttttttcatctaaaaccaataataatataatgaaataattcaACAATATGGGttctagatgtataaaatatgcaataattcaccTCAATCACACCCCTCAACTAGCGTTTTGCTCATCCTtgagcaaaatagtgaaaattaattaagatgaatattgcataaaaattgaaatccaaacagaagcaatcaaacacaattctgaattctcacaaaagtgacacATTACTACTCAATCCCCAGGGGCTATACCCATCAAGACTATCTCAGCAATCTTTCACAAAGAATTGAGGCAAATGTCTCATAACTCAAATGCATGTGTAAAGCTAAACTGGATGTGTGTTCCTCATTAATAGCCATGATTTGCCATAAGATTTTGCAatcttaagattaatcattgctgattctaactacctcaaaatCCATGAGACTAGCAGTTTTCATGCTAACTCTGTTTTTAAAGGTTAAACACTCAACTCCCAAAGTCTTGGGTAACTGTTTCTAGCCCTTAATTTAGGAAAGCTCCATAAATCactttcatctttctttctttttttctttatgtattttttcttcttttttgttttttatttatcttttttgtttttctttttgtttttgtttttttttcaaaaaaaggcTCGGTAGTCCTGCAGTTTACTTCTCCTGTGTTAAATCAATGAACAGTAAATTGAGGAACACAACAAATGTAAGCATCTGCAAAATTTCCTTCAAAACTTGTCATTCGTTCTACAAAAATCTCaccaagtctcatctcaatgagtatagcatcccggtgtttcaagctacacatcaacaaaatatgatgcatcaaaaaTCATGTTCTGTGCtcaagcttgaaaataaatcttcacaaaatgattccgcTTAACTACTCCGCCAAGGTgctcaaatttcacaaaatgcTAGAAAGAGAGTGTGTGTCAATCATTTGTTtatcaatgcacatcacattaatgcaatttgttttttaatctgTGTACACACATTACGCCCAACTTGTGAGAGACATGGTCCTCAATGAATCgaacgaaagaaaacaaagtgcacaaGAATAAATAAGCAACACAGACAACCAAACATgtgatataaaatcaaagcaaaaaagcaaataaatataatagataaaatGCAATTAAACAAAGACGTGAGGGGGAAAGAGATCAAAACACTTTCCTGGAATCTTGCACAAACAAGATCTCTTCATTGGGCTCGAAGTGAGTCATAAATGGCTAGAGACGTTGTCCATTGATAGTGAAGCTATTACCATTCTTTGGATTGACAATGTTTACAGCCCCGTGAGGATAAACCTTCTTTACAGTGTACGGCCCACTCCATCGGGATTTCAATTTAC
This window harbors:
- the LOC121264769 gene encoding cation/calcium exchanger 1 translates to MASSNISIFQSKKLSLFLNISFLFLLSVFLKTHLFPSNSSLLHLSLGTRTISPVSNPLFLRSIGTDGCTGLQNYQDNEYKCLYVKTHIGCRPKGYISYLQFFYCNFGQFPFLGHVVLLLWLLVLFYLLGNTAANYFCSSLESLSKLMKLSPIIAGVTLLSLGNGASDVFASIVSFTRSGSGDVGLNSVLGGAFFISSVVVGIISILISSRHISVDKSSFIRDVIFSLFSLFSLLLIIAIGKINLWGAICFASIYFVYVFTVSATHFFCRNEGTSNSNQDTGEIAIPLLGSVDDEKPILVEKTDLEEQLQIPSFLHLNSSTCYYFTNILHVLELPLQLPRRLTIPVVSEESWSKPYAVISVTLAPLLLAAISNTQRENVGLRSSLVTYLTAGLIGMVFGNLAFVTTKKSSPPKRCLFPWLAGGFLMSVTWTYIIAEELVSLLLSIGHIIGINPSILGLTVLAWGNSLGDLIANTAMAINGGTDGVQIAISGCYAGPLFNVLMGIGLSLVLSSWSVYPSSFVIPTDPSLYETVGFLIGGLLWALVILPKKNMRLDRFLGGGLLTIYVCFLFLRLARALGLLNLHGTSFKL